From a region of the Alnus glutinosa chromosome 1, dhAlnGlut1.1, whole genome shotgun sequence genome:
- the LOC133864089 gene encoding uncharacterized protein At2g33490 isoform X2, producing the protein MKTSLRKLRGFGLNKHEVKERRDIRPLAQLDELAQAALGMQDMRDCYDSLLSAAAATTNSAYEFSESLGEMGACLLEKTALNDDEESGRVLLMLGKVQFELQKLTDGYRSHLSQTIINPSESLLNELRTVEEMKRQCDEKREVYEYMITRQREKGRSRSGKGESFSMQQVQTARDEYDEEATLFVFRLKSLKQGQSRSLLTQAARHHAAQLCFFKKAVKTLEAVEPHVKLVTEQQHIDYQFSGLNDGDEGDDDGDDDDYNSDDDDDDDDDDDYDENDDGELSFDYGQNDHEHDIPTSQKLMELDQVDITFPQVATVEGVKENLHRLHRNSFSHRARPGSQSAPLFAENKFDSTEKTKQMLLSSTRKLHTYVLPTPVDMKSSISTGSGNPMPHKTETPLNEHTQNLWHSSPLEQKKLEEVLVDEKFSGPTVINAQSVLKESNNNASAWLHPPSADRVLFSQQYMLAASDPKKLKRYAFSGPLTSKPWSTKPVSVGSPHLYSGPLLRNPMSQVPSTSPSTSPTFMSSPKISELHELPRPPASSTSKSSRPMDFVGHSAPLGSRDQVLSATKKSVVSNAASPLPTPPQTIARSFSIPSSSPRVTTSHASKPLEALHGREMAVDIASPPLTPIALSSNQQPSTGSETITQAIHIRGAD; encoded by the exons agtTCTCAGAGTCATTGGGGGAAATGGGTGCTTGCCTTCTTGAGAAAACTGCATTGAATGACGATGAAGAGAGTG GCAGAGTTCTCCTAATGCTAGGAAAAGTACAGTTTGAACTGCAGAAACTTACTGATGGCTAT CGCTCTCATTTATCCCAGACAATCATAAACCCATCAGAAAGTCTTCTTAATGAACTTCGAACAGTTGAG GAGATGAAGCGACAATGTGACGAGAAAAG AGAGGTATATGAGTATATGATAACAAGACAGAGAGAAAAAGGGCGATCAAGAAGTGGAAAAGGAGAGAGTTTTTCTATGCAGCAGGTACAAACTGCTCGTGATGAATATGATGAAGAGGCAACCTTATTTGTTTTCCGGTTGAAATCTCTGAAGCAAGGACAATCCCGAAGTCTTCTTACACAGGCAGCTCGTCACCATGCTGCTCAG TTGTGCTTCTTCAAGAAGGCAGTCAAGACTCTTGAGGCAGTAGAGCCACATGTGAAATTGGTAACTGAACAGCAACATATTGATTACCAATTCAGTGGACTTAATGATGGGGATGAAGGCGATGATGATGGCGACGACGACGATTACAACAGTGATgatgacgacgacgacgacgatgaTGACGACTATGATGAGAATGATGATGGGGAATTGAGTTTTGACTACGGGCAAAATGATCATGAGCATGACATTCCTACATCCCAAAAATTAATGGAG CTGGATCAGGTGGACATTACATTTCCCCAGGTTGCAACTGTGGAAGGTGTCAAG GAAAATCTGCACAGGCTCCACCGGAATTCTTTTTCCCATAGGGCTAGGCCAGGCAGCCAATCAGCCCCACTTTTCGCTGAGAATAAATTTGATTCtactgaaaaaacaaaacagatgCTGCTATCATCAACGCGGAAGTTGCACACGTATGTACTACCCACTCCGGTTGATATGAAGAGTTCAATTTCTACTGGATCAGGTAATCCAATGCCTCATAAAACAGAGACTCCTCTAAATGAGCATACTCAAAATTTGTGGCACTCATCTCCACTGGAACAAAAGAAGTTAGAAGAGGTTTTGGTGGATGAGAAATTCTCTGGACCCACTGTTATAAATGCTCAGTCTGTACTCAAAGAGAGCAACAATAATGCATCAGCTTGGCTGCACCCTCCTTCAGCTGATAGGGTTTTGTTTTCACAGCAATATATGCTTGCTGCTTCTGATCCTAAAAAGCTCAAAAGATATGCTTTTTCTGGTCCATTGACAAGTAAGCCATGGTCTACCAAGCCTGTCTCAGTGGGAAGTCCCCATTTGTATTCTGGACCTCTTCTTCGAAATCCAATGTCTCAGGTTCCATCAACATCTCCAAGTACTTCCCCAACTTTTATGTCCTCACCTAAAATAAGTGAGCTTCATGAGCTTCCTAGGCCCCCTGCAAGTTCAACCTCCAAGTCTTCAAGACCTATGGATTTCGTTGGTCATTCAGCTCCCTTGGGGTCCAGGGATCAAGTGCTTTCTGCTACAAAGAAATCGGTTGTGTCAAATGCAGCATCTCCACTGCCAACTCCTCCTCAAACCATTGCACGTAGTTTCTCTATACCCTCAAGTAGTCCTAGGGTAACGACTTCACATGCATCCAAGCCTCTAGAAGCTCTTCATGGCAGAGAGATGGCTGTAGATATTGCTTCGCCCCCTTTGACACCGATAGCCCTTTCCAGCAACCAGCAGCCATCAACCGGTTCTGAGACAATCACTCAGGCTATTCATATTAGAG GTGCGGATTGA
- the LOC133864089 gene encoding uncharacterized protein At2g33490 isoform X1, with translation MKTSLRKLRGFGLNKHEVKERRDIRPLAQLDELAQAALGMQDMRDCYDSLLSAAAATTNSAYEFSESLGEMGACLLEKTALNDDEESGRVLLMLGKVQFELQKLTDGYRSHLSQTIINPSESLLNELRTVEEMKRQCDEKREVYEYMITRQREKGRSRSGKGESFSMQQVQTARDEYDEEATLFVFRLKSLKQGQSRSLLTQAARHHAAQLCFFKKAVKTLEAVEPHVKLVTEQQHIDYQFSGLNDGDEGDDDGDDDDYNSDDDDDDDDDDDYDENDDGELSFDYGQNDHEHDIPTSQKLMELDQVDITFPQVATVEGVKENLHRLHRNSFSHRARPGSQSAPLFAENKFDSTEKTKQMLLSSTRKLHTYVLPTPVDMKSSISTGSGNPMPHKTETPLNEHTQNLWHSSPLEQKKLEEVLVDEKFSGPTVINAQSVLKESNNNASAWLHPPSADRVLFSQQYMLAASDPKKLKRYAFSGPLTSKPWSTKPVSVGSPHLYSGPLLRNPMSQVPSTSPSTSPTFMSSPKISELHELPRPPASSTSKSSRPMDFVGHSAPLGSRDQVLSATKKSVVSNAASPLPTPPQTIARSFSIPSSSPRVTTSHASKPLEALHGREMAVDIASPPLTPIALSSNQQPSTGSETITQAIHIRGNLETDAFPFAVKIYYA, from the exons agtTCTCAGAGTCATTGGGGGAAATGGGTGCTTGCCTTCTTGAGAAAACTGCATTGAATGACGATGAAGAGAGTG GCAGAGTTCTCCTAATGCTAGGAAAAGTACAGTTTGAACTGCAGAAACTTACTGATGGCTAT CGCTCTCATTTATCCCAGACAATCATAAACCCATCAGAAAGTCTTCTTAATGAACTTCGAACAGTTGAG GAGATGAAGCGACAATGTGACGAGAAAAG AGAGGTATATGAGTATATGATAACAAGACAGAGAGAAAAAGGGCGATCAAGAAGTGGAAAAGGAGAGAGTTTTTCTATGCAGCAGGTACAAACTGCTCGTGATGAATATGATGAAGAGGCAACCTTATTTGTTTTCCGGTTGAAATCTCTGAAGCAAGGACAATCCCGAAGTCTTCTTACACAGGCAGCTCGTCACCATGCTGCTCAG TTGTGCTTCTTCAAGAAGGCAGTCAAGACTCTTGAGGCAGTAGAGCCACATGTGAAATTGGTAACTGAACAGCAACATATTGATTACCAATTCAGTGGACTTAATGATGGGGATGAAGGCGATGATGATGGCGACGACGACGATTACAACAGTGATgatgacgacgacgacgacgatgaTGACGACTATGATGAGAATGATGATGGGGAATTGAGTTTTGACTACGGGCAAAATGATCATGAGCATGACATTCCTACATCCCAAAAATTAATGGAG CTGGATCAGGTGGACATTACATTTCCCCAGGTTGCAACTGTGGAAGGTGTCAAG GAAAATCTGCACAGGCTCCACCGGAATTCTTTTTCCCATAGGGCTAGGCCAGGCAGCCAATCAGCCCCACTTTTCGCTGAGAATAAATTTGATTCtactgaaaaaacaaaacagatgCTGCTATCATCAACGCGGAAGTTGCACACGTATGTACTACCCACTCCGGTTGATATGAAGAGTTCAATTTCTACTGGATCAGGTAATCCAATGCCTCATAAAACAGAGACTCCTCTAAATGAGCATACTCAAAATTTGTGGCACTCATCTCCACTGGAACAAAAGAAGTTAGAAGAGGTTTTGGTGGATGAGAAATTCTCTGGACCCACTGTTATAAATGCTCAGTCTGTACTCAAAGAGAGCAACAATAATGCATCAGCTTGGCTGCACCCTCCTTCAGCTGATAGGGTTTTGTTTTCACAGCAATATATGCTTGCTGCTTCTGATCCTAAAAAGCTCAAAAGATATGCTTTTTCTGGTCCATTGACAAGTAAGCCATGGTCTACCAAGCCTGTCTCAGTGGGAAGTCCCCATTTGTATTCTGGACCTCTTCTTCGAAATCCAATGTCTCAGGTTCCATCAACATCTCCAAGTACTTCCCCAACTTTTATGTCCTCACCTAAAATAAGTGAGCTTCATGAGCTTCCTAGGCCCCCTGCAAGTTCAACCTCCAAGTCTTCAAGACCTATGGATTTCGTTGGTCATTCAGCTCCCTTGGGGTCCAGGGATCAAGTGCTTTCTGCTACAAAGAAATCGGTTGTGTCAAATGCAGCATCTCCACTGCCAACTCCTCCTCAAACCATTGCACGTAGTTTCTCTATACCCTCAAGTAGTCCTAGGGTAACGACTTCACATGCATCCAAGCCTCTAGAAGCTCTTCATGGCAGAGAGATGGCTGTAGATATTGCTTCGCCCCCTTTGACACCGATAGCCCTTTCCAGCAACCAGCAGCCATCAACCGGTTCTGAGACAATCACTCAGGCTATTCATATTAGAGGTAATTTAGAAACTGACGCCTTTCCTTTTGCAGTCAAAATATATTATGCCTAG
- the LOC133864119 gene encoding leucine-rich repeat protein 1-like, translated as MKIWAMFRLLAAFLLLSTTFSAPANTNLEGDALYALRRAVKDPNGVLESWDPTLVDPCTWFHVTCDTDNRVTRLDLGNAKLSGSLVPELGKLERLQYLELYMNNLVGPVPEELGGLKSLLSLDLYHNNLTGSIPSSLSKLSNLKFLRLNSNNLTGRIPRELTKLGNLKIFDVSNNDLCGTFPTSGSFSKLSEESFKNNPRLEGPELMGFVRYDVGGSC; from the exons ATGAAGATCTGGGCCATGTTTCGTCTTCTTGCTGCCTTTCTTCTTTTATCGACGACCTTTTCAGCACCTGCAAATACAAACTTAGAAG GGGATGCTCTTTACGCGTTGAGGAGAGCTGTGAAGGATCCAAATGGTGTTCTTGAGAGCTGGGATCCGACCTTAGTGGATCCCTGCACTTGGTTCCACGTTACATGCGACACTGATAATCGGGTTACCCGACT TGACCTCGGAAATGCAAAGCTGTCGGGCAGTCTGGTCCCCGAGCTGGGGAAGCTCGAGCGTCTTCAGTATCT GGAACTGTACATGAACAACTTGGTGGGTCCCGTACCGGAGGAACTCGGAGGATTGAAGAGCCTTCTTAGCTTGGATCTTTATCACAATAACCTCACCGGATCCATCCCTTCCTCACTCTCTAAGCTCTCCAATCTTAAATtcct GCGATTGAACAGCAATAACCTGACTGGAAGAATACCAAGGGAACTTACCAAACTTGGAAACCTCAAGATTTT TGACGTGTCAAACAACGATTTGTGTGGTACATTTCCAACCTCGGGCTCGTTTTCTAAGTTGTCGGAGGAAAG TTTCAAGAATAACCCTAGACTCGAAGGACCAGAACTGATGGGATTTGTGAGATATGATGTGGGAGGAAGCTGCTAA